The following proteins come from a genomic window of Galactobacillus timonensis:
- a CDS encoding Hsp20/alpha crystallin family protein, with product MAFYPERRTVFDDLIDDVFDFPTVHGPAFGSLMKTDVHEKDGLYTLDIDLPGFRKEDIKISLENGNLTVSAEHHDSKEDKDAKGSIIRQERYSGSASRSWYVGDQVKKEDIHASFKDGILTVTLPSEEKKTEEETKYIDIL from the coding sequence ATGGCATTCTATCCTGAAAGAAGAACAGTGTTTGATGATCTGATTGATGATGTGTTTGATTTCCCGACTGTTCATGGTCCGGCATTCGGTTCACTGATGAAGACGGATGTTCATGAGAAGGACGGGCTCTATACGCTTGACATTGATCTGCCGGGCTTCCGGAAGGAAGATATCAAGATCAGCCTGGAGAATGGCAATCTGACAGTTTCTGCAGAGCACCACGATTCCAAGGAAGATAAGGATGCGAAGGGTTCCATCATTCGTCAGGAACGTTATTCCGGCAGCGCAAGCCGCAGCTGGTACGTGGGCGATCAGGTGAAGAAGGAAGACATCCATGCGTCCTTCAAGGACGGCATTCTCACGGTCACTCTGCCGAGTGAAGAAAAGAAGACGGAAGAAGAGACCAAGTATATCGACATTCTGTAA
- the brxC gene encoding BREX system P-loop protein BrxC, whose amino-acid sequence MKIKDMFEKPIDREITGVIKVGQNAEKDKEQELEEYVVTRELAKHFHEFFDVYARSINTPTDQMGVWISGFFGSGKSHFLKILSYILDDEEVDGKRAVDYFKNKKLIAESPIDMGNMVLASNTPTKAILFNVDSKSSASAKADSNAIVNTFNRVFNEKLGYFGANPALADLERNLDIEGKYHQFKETYQQITGVNWLDDRRKFMLRRGKVVEALVRMGYMNREEADLWAKESTTSNYRLSSDDFAQIVEDYINRTGNRVVFLADEIGQFIATDTNLMLNLQTITEDLGTHCKGKAWVIVTAQEDIDSMVENIHGNANDFSKIQGRFSTRLSLSSVNADEVIRERILKKNENGTETLKALYEQKETQIQNVVDFRDTVEMKKYKNADEFAAVYPFLPYQFNLLASVLNAIRLNSSTGKHLSEGERSMLGAYQEAASSVMNQEEGVLIPFYRFYDDLVRFLDHTHSIVIQRAEDNERINPAHEQDNFTVNVLKTLFLLKYVNGIPLTVNNIVSFMVDNVDSDRIEIRKKVEESLRLLVNEAMVSKLQDHYEFLTDEEQDINRQIRNREVAPSEVISSIGGLITNNIYTDTRYRVQRFNGKYTFAYNLTIDNQPYRSPKDAEIGVRIITPRYDGDHSDNALSWLSFQNKEVILRLPADNIEYYEEMHNSLQILDYLRSVADPNKGRSTSIRSEKNEQAKKSNDAALDSFNDAIGNADVFVNNQLADDITTKDASAKISAGLEKLVSNVFYRLDYIDESKDDSDIRNLIKTATRIEKIDLTPGLKSNARAVKDMKDYMDMNTNAHISVSMRSLAERYSAAPYGYIESDIHWLAAKLFVSGQINATIEKSPISLYTKSADDLCSYFVGRRYEDKLQFHTKGIVDPLAEKAAKEISKELFGATEVTTDTDRLMVNFQEHAKSLLGECEGYLREYDSNPRLPGQDVVKSGIALLKKIMAAKDTDDFYSILKNQKNDYMDLSEDLSAVKTFFKGSTLKDIFINKGLKAIDLYENSKVYITDKSISDTVEQIRSIVESRSPYEQIRKIKDLYDTFILKYNEVLDQKLNDIKPVIDQNETTVLNALSNRWYKDQFEARVKTDYKNLNERAKKETDISVLLGYQNQASAICMNYLNHFAEMPEKDPSIPSEKDDSEGDVTPPVVEKKTKTLFAKNITSSQWVITNEEQLNHYIEQLKNRLRQELEDSDEVDLKF is encoded by the coding sequence ATGAAAATCAAGGACATGTTTGAAAAACCAATTGATCGTGAGATTACAGGCGTAATCAAGGTCGGGCAGAATGCTGAAAAGGATAAGGAACAGGAACTGGAAGAGTACGTTGTTACCAGAGAGCTTGCGAAGCACTTCCATGAATTCTTCGATGTGTATGCAAGGTCTATCAATACTCCAACAGATCAGATGGGAGTCTGGATTTCCGGATTCTTTGGCTCTGGTAAATCACACTTTTTAAAAATCTTGTCTTATATCCTTGACGATGAAGAAGTGGATGGAAAAAGAGCAGTTGATTACTTCAAGAACAAAAAACTAATTGCAGAGAGTCCTATTGATATGGGAAATATGGTTCTGGCCAGCAATACTCCTACAAAGGCGATTCTTTTCAATGTTGATTCCAAGAGCTCTGCTTCTGCAAAGGCTGACAGCAATGCCATAGTGAATACTTTCAATCGTGTCTTTAATGAAAAATTAGGCTATTTTGGCGCCAATCCTGCATTAGCGGATCTGGAAAGAAATCTTGATATTGAAGGAAAATACCATCAATTTAAAGAAACCTATCAGCAAATCACAGGTGTGAACTGGCTTGATGATAGACGTAAGTTTATGCTGAGACGCGGCAAGGTAGTAGAGGCTTTGGTTCGGATGGGGTATATGAACCGTGAAGAGGCTGATCTTTGGGCGAAAGAATCAACAACTTCAAACTATCGCTTATCATCTGATGATTTCGCTCAAATAGTTGAAGATTATATTAACCGTACTGGAAATAGAGTAGTATTCCTGGCAGATGAAATTGGACAGTTTATTGCAACAGATACCAATTTGATGCTGAATTTACAGACGATTACCGAAGATCTTGGAACGCATTGTAAAGGTAAAGCATGGGTAATCGTAACCGCACAGGAAGACATTGACTCCATGGTGGAGAATATTCACGGAAATGCCAATGACTTTTCTAAGATTCAGGGCAGATTCAGTACGAGACTATCGCTTTCTTCTGTAAATGCCGATGAAGTTATCCGTGAACGAATTCTGAAGAAGAATGAGAATGGAACAGAGACTTTAAAAGCTCTGTATGAACAGAAGGAAACACAGATTCAAAATGTCGTAGATTTCCGCGATACGGTGGAAATGAAGAAGTATAAGAATGCGGATGAGTTTGCGGCTGTTTATCCCTTCCTTCCTTATCAATTCAATTTGCTGGCAAGCGTTCTGAATGCGATCCGTTTGAATAGTTCAACTGGCAAACATCTGTCAGAAGGTGAAAGATCAATGCTTGGTGCTTATCAGGAAGCTGCCAGTTCAGTTATGAATCAAGAAGAGGGAGTCTTAATTCCTTTTTATCGTTTTTATGACGATTTAGTAAGATTTCTGGATCATACGCACAGTATTGTCATTCAGAGAGCGGAAGATAATGAAAGAATCAATCCTGCACATGAACAGGATAATTTCACCGTGAATGTATTAAAGACGTTATTCCTGTTGAAGTATGTAAATGGAATACCTTTGACGGTAAACAATATCGTCAGTTTCATGGTAGACAATGTAGATTCAGATCGCATTGAAATCAGGAAAAAGGTTGAGGAGTCTTTACGTCTTCTGGTTAATGAAGCAATGGTTTCTAAACTTCAGGATCATTATGAATTCCTGACAGATGAAGAACAGGATATTAACCGGCAGATCCGTAACAGAGAGGTTGCACCAAGTGAAGTGATTTCTTCTATTGGCGGATTAATTACAAATAATATCTACACAGATACACGTTATCGGGTACAGAGATTCAATGGAAAATATACCTTTGCTTATAATCTGACAATAGACAATCAGCCTTATAGAAGCCCTAAGGATGCAGAAATCGGTGTGAGAATCATTACTCCTCGTTATGATGGTGATCATTCTGATAATGCTTTGTCATGGCTTTCTTTCCAGAACAAAGAAGTAATCTTAAGGTTGCCAGCAGACAATATAGAATATTACGAAGAAATGCATAATTCCCTGCAGATTCTAGACTATCTAAGATCTGTAGCAGATCCGAATAAAGGAAGATCTACATCAATTCGTTCAGAAAAGAATGAACAGGCTAAAAAGAGCAATGACGCTGCACTGGATTCTTTTAATGATGCGATTGGAAATGCAGATGTATTTGTTAATAACCAGCTGGCAGATGACATTACAACAAAGGATGCATCTGCAAAGATTTCAGCTGGTCTGGAGAAACTTGTAAGCAACGTATTCTATCGTTTGGATTACATAGATGAATCCAAGGATGATTCAGATATTCGCAACTTAATCAAGACTGCTACAAGAATTGAGAAGATTGATTTGACGCCAGGTTTGAAATCTAACGCAAGAGCAGTTAAGGATATGAAAGATTACATGGATATGAACACAAATGCTCATATAAGTGTATCCATGCGCTCTTTAGCAGAAAGATATAGCGCAGCACCTTATGGCTATATTGAGTCTGATATTCATTGGCTTGCAGCAAAACTGTTTGTGAGCGGCCAAATCAACGCAACTATAGAAAAGTCTCCGATCTCTCTTTATACAAAATCCGCTGATGATTTATGCAGTTATTTTGTAGGAAGAAGATATGAAGATAAGCTTCAGTTCCATACAAAAGGTATAGTTGATCCATTAGCTGAAAAAGCAGCGAAAGAGATCTCCAAAGAATTATTTGGCGCAACAGAAGTCACTACTGACACAGACAGACTGATGGTGAATTTTCAGGAGCATGCAAAATCTCTTCTGGGAGAATGCGAAGGCTATCTGAGAGAATATGATTCTAATCCAAGATTACCGGGACAGGATGTTGTTAAAAGTGGTATTGCTTTATTAAAAAAGATTATGGCAGCAAAAGACACTGATGACTTCTATTCCATTCTCAAGAATCAAAAGAATGATTATATGGATCTCAGTGAAGATCTTAGTGCAGTAAAGACATTCTTCAAGGGATCAACCCTGAAAGATATCTTTATTAATAAGGGCTTAAAGGCAATCGATCTTTACGAAAATAGTAAGGTTTACATTACAGATAAATCTATCAGTGACACAGTAGAACAGATTAGATCTATTGTTGAAAGTAGGTCTCCTTATGAACAGATCCGAAAGATTAAAGATCTGTATGATACCTTCATCCTTAAATATAATGAGGTTCTTGATCAGAAGCTTAATGATATTAAACCGGTTATTGATCAGAACGAGACAACCGTCTTAAATGCGTTAAGTAATAGATGGTATAAGGATCAATTCGAAGCCAGAGTTAAGACAGATTATAAGAATCTAAATGAACGTGCCAAGAAAGAAACAGATATTTCTGTTCTGCTTGGCTATCAGAATCAGGCATCGGCAATCTGCATGAATTACCTGAATCATTTCGCAGAAATGCCCGAAAAAGATCCTTCTATTCCAAGCGAGAAAGATGATTCTGAAGGTGATGTTACACCGCCTGTAGTTGAAAAGAAAACGAAGACTTTGTTTGCTAAGAACATCACATCTTCGCAGTGGGTTATCACTAATGAGGAACAATTGAATCATTATATTGAACAATTAAAAAATCGTTTAAGACAAGAATTAGAAGACTCTGATGAAGTGGATCTGAAGTTCTAA
- a CDS encoding C39 family peptidase — MKIPMHYQTSEFDCGPTTLLNALIFLFERKQVGQEVFRKVYTTTLDGYATNGRVCSNYGTSDDAMIGFAHWAEDAYGVRTKVLQGKDVVLESGSDIEKGLMNGEAVIAKVHIHEPHYVLFTKADPKKQLLYLFDPYYRERPFSKPDITWTRDHPKEYNVVIPYSYINRRGSTYYAFGRKEERLCILMGKGSDKN, encoded by the coding sequence ATGAAGATTCCCATGCATTATCAGACAAGTGAATTTGACTGCGGTCCTACGACGCTTCTGAATGCGCTGATCTTTCTCTTTGAGCGCAAGCAGGTTGGCCAGGAAGTGTTCCGCAAGGTTTATACGACGACGCTGGACGGCTATGCGACCAATGGCCGCGTGTGCTCCAACTACGGGACGAGCGATGATGCGATGATCGGATTTGCGCACTGGGCTGAAGATGCCTATGGCGTCAGGACCAAGGTTCTGCAGGGAAAGGATGTCGTTCTGGAAAGCGGCAGTGATATTGAAAAGGGACTGATGAACGGGGAAGCCGTCATTGCCAAGGTACATATCCATGAGCCGCATTATGTTCTCTTTACCAAAGCGGATCCGAAGAAGCAGCTTCTGTATCTCTTTGATCCGTACTATCGTGAGCGTCCTTTTTCGAAGCCGGATATTACCTGGACCCGGGATCATCCGAAAGAATATAACGTTGTGATTCCCTATTCCTATATCAACCGCAGAGGTTCTACCTACTATGCCTTCGGCAGGAAGGAGGAGCGTCTGTGCATCCTGATGGGGAAGGGCAGCGATAAGAACTGA
- a CDS encoding ribbon-helix-helix domain-containing protein: MAETRNYTIRLDEDLRKKLEEEAKADNRTLANLITLILQKHVAKKEKK, encoded by the coding sequence ATGGCTGAAACCAGAAACTATACCATTCGTTTAGATGAAGATTTAAGAAAGAAGCTCGAAGAAGAGGCTAAGGCAGATAACCGCACTCTAGCTAATCTTATTACTCTGATTCTTCAGAAGCATGTAGCTAAGAAGGAGAAGAAATGA
- a CDS encoding DUF1788 domain-containing protein, producing MRTIEERLDILEQKIQSEDFRKNTGLGNEVGYYVFDYDPSQELTVRTRVKKLQETNTEKKFGYELIVYDLYELMLKLIQEDDEYDDLKEMEEEEGTDYIFTSIQQELNFDDENSIMIQYIMEHTPDDAVVFLTGVGKCFPILRSHKILNNLHQQMDHCPVVMFFPGVYNGNSLRIFGEIKDDNYYRAFPLVER from the coding sequence ATGAGAACGATTGAAGAACGACTCGATATTCTGGAACAAAAAATCCAGTCGGAAGATTTTAGAAAGAATACCGGACTTGGAAATGAAGTCGGTTACTATGTGTTTGACTATGATCCAAGTCAGGAATTGACTGTCCGGACGCGTGTCAAGAAGTTGCAGGAGACTAATACAGAAAAGAAGTTTGGCTATGAACTTATTGTATATGATCTCTATGAATTGATGCTGAAGCTGATTCAGGAAGATGATGAATATGATGATTTAAAGGAGATGGAAGAGGAAGAGGGAACAGATTACATCTTCACTTCTATTCAGCAGGAACTGAACTTTGATGATGAAAACAGCATCATGATTCAGTACATCATGGAACATACTCCGGATGATGCGGTTGTGTTTCTGACAGGGGTAGGTAAATGCTTTCCGATTCTAAGATCTCATAAAATTTTGAATAATTTGCACCAGCAGATGGATCACTGCCCAGTAGTAATGTTTTTCCCTGGCGTATATAACGGGAACTCATTGCGTATATTCGGAGAAATTAAAGACGACAACTATTACAGAGCATTTCCACTGGTAGAAAGATAA
- the pyk gene encoding pyruvate kinase — MTAELMNRNHLFKKTKVICTIGPATDNEEMITKLAEAGMNIARLNFSHGTHEEHEKRIKMIRKVSEETGITLAICLDTKGPEIRLGSFKNDTEEYQKGEIVYLEKADIEGTHERFHIQCPELFDDLHANNSILINDGKMRLTVLENDGQEMKCRVEVSGPISSHKGCNVPGVRLSMPFLSEKDISDLRFGCRNDVDFISASFVRRAADVNAIRKILIEEGKPKINIIAKIENQEGYDNVESILEAADGVMVARGDLGVEIPTQLVPVYQKHIIAVANRMGKPVVTATHMLDSMTHNPRCTRAEASDVCNAVLDGTDCVMLSAETASGEYPIESCEMMSEIAEEAEKILPYRDILEKSKQSGNRTIQDAVGIAISDASQTLDNVGAVVVFTQGGTTARRISKFRPCVPILAITFTHDTQRKLLDWWGVTPIFSDVQNTMTNDDDLACLFAKEYGVKPGQLIILSAGYPTGEGSANMMKIIQVK, encoded by the coding sequence ATGACAGCTGAGTTGATGAATCGCAATCACCTGTTCAAGAAGACGAAGGTGATCTGCACGATCGGTCCGGCGACGGATAACGAGGAGATGATTACGAAGCTTGCGGAAGCAGGCATGAATATTGCGCGCCTGAACTTTTCACACGGGACGCATGAGGAACATGAGAAGCGGATCAAGATGATCCGCAAGGTTTCGGAAGAGACCGGCATTACGCTGGCAATCTGCCTGGATACCAAGGGGCCGGAGATCCGTCTGGGCAGTTTCAAGAATGATACGGAAGAGTATCAGAAGGGTGAGATTGTCTACCTGGAGAAGGCGGATATTGAGGGGACGCATGAGCGTTTCCACATTCAGTGCCCGGAGCTGTTCGATGATCTTCATGCGAACAACAGCATTCTGATCAACGATGGCAAGATGCGTCTGACGGTTCTGGAGAATGATGGTCAGGAGATGAAGTGCCGCGTGGAAGTCAGCGGTCCGATCAGCTCTCACAAGGGCTGCAATGTTCCGGGTGTGAGGCTTTCGATGCCGTTCCTTTCGGAAAAGGATATTTCGGATCTGCGCTTCGGGTGCCGCAACGATGTTGACTTCATTTCGGCTTCGTTCGTGCGCCGGGCGGCGGATGTCAATGCGATCCGCAAGATTCTGATCGAGGAAGGCAAACCGAAGATCAACATCATCGCGAAGATTGAGAACCAGGAAGGCTATGACAATGTGGAGTCGATTCTGGAGGCTGCGGATGGTGTGATGGTTGCACGTGGTGATCTCGGCGTTGAGATTCCGACCCAGCTGGTTCCGGTGTATCAGAAGCACATCATTGCGGTTGCCAACCGCATGGGCAAGCCGGTTGTGACGGCAACGCATATGCTGGATTCGATGACGCACAATCCGCGCTGCACGCGTGCAGAGGCTTCGGATGTGTGCAACGCTGTTCTGGATGGTACGGACTGCGTGATGCTCAGTGCGGAAACGGCTTCGGGCGAATATCCGATTGAGTCGTGCGAGATGATGAGTGAGATTGCCGAGGAGGCGGAGAAGATTCTGCCGTACCGCGACATTCTTGAAAAGTCCAAACAGTCGGGCAACCGGACGATCCAGGATGCTGTCGGTATTGCGATTTCGGATGCGTCGCAGACACTGGACAATGTCGGTGCAGTCGTAGTCTTTACGCAGGGTGGTACGACAGCCCGCCGTATTTCCAAGTTCCGGCCGTGTGTTCCGATTCTTGCAATCACGTTTACGCATGATACGCAGCGCAAGCTTCTCGATTGGTGGGGTGTGACGCCGATCTTCTCTGATGTGCAGAACACGATGACCAACGATGATGATCTGGCCTGCCTGTTTGCGAAGGAATACGGTGTGAAGCCGGGTCAGCTGATCATTCTTTCGGCCGGCTATCCTACGGGCGAAGGTTCGGCGAACATGATGAAGATCATCCAGGTCAAGTAA
- a CDS encoding 5-methyltetrahydropteroyltriglutamate--homocysteine S-methyltransferase has product MSQLYTPFHYDFVGSFLRPEKLRKARDQYHTGTITRQQLTEVEDECIRDLVRKEKELGFHAITDGEFRRQAWHLDFMWGFDGVGHHTTQTGLPFVGEQAMIDDTYLTGKVALTGTHPFVEHFRFMKQFEDENTVVKQTIPAPAQFLAQMWMPFARSNSEKYYRSVDELCSDLTAAYHTVIQQFYDAGCRNLQFDDCTWGMIVDPNAGNFFGTDRKGLEEVKRVHLALNNACLEGHPSDMVINTHVCRGNYHSTFANRGAYTAVSRTLFAKENVNAFYLEFDDERSGGFEPLADVSGNKKVVLGLITTKSPVLEDKEAVKERIAAAAKYLPLDRLCLSPQCGFASCEIGNKLTEEQQWAKLRLVKEIAEEVWGR; this is encoded by the coding sequence ATGTCACAGCTCTATACACCGTTTCACTACGATTTTGTCGGATCCTTTCTCCGCCCCGAGAAGCTGCGCAAGGCAAGAGACCAGTACCACACCGGTACGATTACCCGCCAGCAGCTGACAGAAGTCGAAGACGAATGTATCCGGGATCTTGTCAGGAAGGAAAAGGAGCTCGGCTTCCACGCCATCACCGATGGTGAATTCCGCCGCCAGGCATGGCACCTTGACTTCATGTGGGGATTTGACGGTGTCGGCCACCATACAACTCAAACCGGCCTTCCCTTCGTTGGCGAGCAGGCCATGATTGACGATACCTATCTCACCGGAAAGGTTGCCCTTACCGGCACGCATCCCTTTGTCGAGCACTTCCGCTTTATGAAGCAGTTCGAAGATGAAAACACAGTCGTCAAGCAGACGATCCCGGCGCCGGCCCAGTTTCTGGCCCAGATGTGGATGCCCTTTGCCCGTTCCAACTCCGAGAAATACTACCGTTCCGTTGATGAGCTGTGCAGCGATCTGACGGCGGCCTACCACACCGTTATCCAGCAGTTCTATGACGCCGGCTGCCGCAACCTGCAGTTTGATGACTGCACCTGGGGCATGATCGTCGATCCCAATGCCGGCAATTTCTTTGGCACTGACCGCAAGGGCCTGGAAGAAGTAAAGCGCGTCCACCTCGCCCTGAACAACGCCTGCCTCGAGGGCCATCCCTCCGATATGGTGATCAATACGCATGTCTGCCGCGGAAACTATCACAGCACCTTTGCCAACCGGGGTGCCTATACCGCTGTCTCGCGTACCCTGTTTGCCAAAGAAAATGTCAACGCCTTCTATCTTGAATTTGATGATGAGCGCAGCGGCGGCTTCGAACCGCTTGCCGACGTATCCGGCAATAAGAAGGTCGTCCTCGGCCTGATTACCACCAAATCACCGGTACTGGAAGATAAGGAAGCGGTCAAAGAACGAATCGCAGCAGCCGCAAAGTACCTTCCGCTGGACCGTCTCTGTCTCTCACCGCAATGCGGCTTCGCCTCCTGTGAAATCGGCAATAAGCTCACGGAAGAACAGCAGTGGGCAAAGCTCAGACTGGTTAAGGAAATCGCCGAAGAAGTCTGGGGCCGTTGA
- a CDS encoding Hsp20/alpha crystallin family protein, with protein sequence MKYTPVRREFDDLFDDDWFGAFGGKQLMRTDVREKDGKYFLDIELPGYKKEEVKVQLSNGTLTVTAAHNESSEEKDKKGNVIRQERYTGNASRSWYVGDGVKQSDVHANFKDGVLTIEVPDASKAVKEPEYIAIE encoded by the coding sequence ATGAAATATACACCTGTTAGAAGAGAATTTGATGATCTGTTCGATGATGACTGGTTCGGTGCCTTCGGCGGAAAGCAGCTGATGCGCACAGACGTCCGCGAAAAGGACGGTAAGTATTTCCTTGATATTGAACTCCCTGGCTACAAGAAGGAAGAAGTCAAGGTTCAGCTCTCCAACGGTACCCTGACGGTAACCGCTGCTCACAATGAATCCAGCGAAGAAAAGGATAAGAAAGGCAATGTCATTCGGCAGGAGCGTTACACCGGTAATGCAAGCCGCAGCTGGTATGTGGGCGATGGCGTGAAGCAGAGTGATGTTCACGCAAACTTCAAGGATGGCGTTCTCACGATCGAGGTTCCGGACGCATCCAAGGCAGTGAAGGAACCTGAATATATTGCAATCGAATAA
- a CDS encoding DUF1819 family protein: MTELKVLSLPYSCRTDEWLYYKETRKVIQLLVNDHMEPADIKKLNKEQNIFNAVTARHSNDICIAVLRRIASTDDDFRRMFLEKDVDTQKVMCVMMIMLTNHTFYDFMDHIYKEKLILNDNHLTRAEVLSFMHELQNRDDKASKWIDKSIKKFVGVILSILSEAGMIARDGKDYQIRRPILTADVVDLLKSSGLQQIYNMLLGERS; this comes from the coding sequence ATGACAGAGTTAAAGGTATTATCTTTGCCATATTCCTGTAGAACGGATGAATGGCTGTATTACAAGGAAACCAGGAAAGTAATACAACTATTGGTCAATGATCATATGGAGCCTGCAGATATCAAGAAGCTGAATAAAGAGCAGAACATTTTTAATGCGGTTACTGCAAGGCACAGCAACGATATTTGCATTGCTGTATTAAGAAGAATTGCGAGTACTGATGATGATTTCCGCAGAATGTTTCTTGAAAAGGATGTGGATACACAGAAAGTGATGTGCGTCATGATGATTATGCTGACAAATCATACCTTCTACGATTTCATGGATCATATATATAAGGAAAAGCTGATCCTGAATGATAATCATCTGACCAGAGCAGAAGTTCTCTCGTTTATGCATGAATTGCAGAACAGGGATGATAAGGCTTCTAAATGGATTGATAAAAGCATTAAGAAATTTGTGGGAGTAATTCTCAGCATTTTGTCAGAAGCAGGAATGATTGCACGGGATGGAAAGGATTATCAGATTCGTCGGCCGATTCTAACAGCAGATGTCGTCGATCTTTTAAAGTCATCGGGCTTACAGCAAATCTATAACATGCTTTTGGGGGAACGCTCATGA